Proteins encoded by one window of Acidipropionibacterium virtanenii:
- a CDS encoding IS3 family transposase (programmed frameshift) gives MPAPRKYPGELRERATRMTLDALEADPASQRGLFRRIGEQLGVNPETLRGWVRQAQVDAGDRPGTTTDEAARIQELEKEVRELRRANAILRSASAFFRGGARPPILLICQFIDEYRDEFGVEPICQTLRQADIQIAPSTYYARRHHQPSRREQRDEVLKEEITEVHHKNFDAFGVRKMHIVLNREPDTRCRGHVARCTIERLMRDLNLQGIRRAKAPNTTYSAPRDQCPEDLVNRHFAAFAANELWVADITYVRTFTGWVYVAFVIDVFNREIVGWQVSRSLHTDLALDALTMGIYQRNRDGADLTGLIHHSDRGVQYRAIRYGQALADENAVASVGSKGDSYDNALAESLNSLFKAELIRNRGPWHGIDDVEIATAEWVHWFNTFRPHSALNGLTPQAFLDAHPDGLPVPSEPLPEPVNAR, from the exons ATGCCTGCACCACGTAAGTACCCCGGCGAGCTCCGGGAACGAGCGACCCGGATGACCCTGGACGCTCTCGAGGCCGATCCGGCGTCTCAGCGCGGCCTGTTCCGCCGCATCGGCGAGCAACTCGGAGTTAACCCCGAGACGCTACGAGGCTGGGTCCGTCAGGCCCAGGTCGATGCCGGTGATCGTCCCGGCACCACGACCGATGAGGCCGCCCGGATCCAGGAACTGGAGAAGGAGGTCCGCGAGCTACGGCGGGCCAACGCGATCCTGCGTTCGGCCTCGGCTTTTT TTCGCGGCGGAGCTCGACCGCCCATCCTACTGATCTGTCAGTTCATCGACGAGTACCGCGACGAGTTCGGAGTCGAGCCGATCTGCCAGACCCTGCGCCAAGCAGACATCCAGATCGCTCCGAGCACGTACTACGCCCGCCGGCACCATCAGCCCTCCAGACGCGAGCAGCGTGACGAGGTTCTGAAGGAGGAGATCACCGAGGTGCACCACAAGAACTTCGATGCGTTCGGGGTCCGCAAGATGCACATCGTGCTGAACCGGGAACCCGACACCCGGTGCCGCGGGCACGTCGCCAGGTGCACGATCGAACGGCTCATGCGAGACCTGAACCTGCAGGGGATCCGTCGGGCGAAGGCTCCGAACACCACCTATTCGGCGCCGAGGGACCAGTGTCCCGAGGACCTGGTCAACAGGCACTTCGCAGCGTTCGCTGCGAACGAGTTGTGGGTCGCCGACATCACCTACGTCCGGACGTTCACCGGCTGGGTCTATGTCGCCTTCGTGATCGACGTGTTCAATCGGGAGATCGTCGGCTGGCAAGTCTCCAGGTCCCTGCACACCGACCTCGCGCTGGATGCTCTGACGATGGGTATCTATCAGCGGAACCGGGACGGCGCAGACCTGACCGGGCTGATCCATCACTCCGACCGGGGCGTCCAGTACCGGGCCATCCGCTACGGTCAGGCCCTCGCGGACGAGAACGCTGTGGCCTCGGTCGGTTCGAAGGGCGACTCCTACGACAATGCCCTGGCGGAGTCACTGAACTCCCTGTTCAAGGCCGAGTTGATCCGCAACCGCGGTCCTTGGCACGGCATCGATGACGTCGAGATCGCGACCGCCGAGTGGGTCCACTGGTTCAATACCTTCCGACCCCACAGCGCCCTCAATGGCCTCACCCCGCAGGCCTTCCTGGACGCACATCCCGACGGACTCCCCGTCCCGTCAGAACCCCTCCCAGAACCCGTCAACGCCAGATAA
- a CDS encoding restriction endonuclease translates to MSALIDSAALRCRDRGGALSLMSVSPLDRVGSRVFFVDTWSMGLVEWTRLEGGQVEAVVAMFVNREHPNSVRITPSRGDGGVDILDRGAGPEGGDVVYQVKRYTGKLTPRQKKDIEDSLETLQAELQTEKRWESLTVEEWYLVTPWDPTPETETWLQGLGQAGIKKIWHGLTWVDQQAAKYDDVIDYYLHDGRALVERTHAEVMALLGTDQIGPGLTVPEVAERLEKAIKTLDHDPHYRYEPHFGEGTPPPPPREGERPGLVLHCMDAVEGGRWTSVDIIARCAASTAERPITIKGTFKAEPDSEFARQLEDFLTYGAPFTSPEGAFDGEIDAPGGLGGPLKGAIIRTGPTAHQDLGKNPDLHLEVLDPEEAVVGEADVRRVVRSQGIMGGARAVLEETNGLFSIEDRYDLKNSQVHRSLTFGDFVGHPVAVAYGAMKFVSQLHSPNRLRISVRHTPPARGIIDASIGFDRQGEALQYIGAVTGALETLAFLQQHASELILTPEFGTLSREQFSSWHRAGKLLRGKELAGSYPDGQCLFVELGSEVTPTEGEDLQIQLPLTVCVGEQKVDLGYQVAVLPTPTLLERRKRDDVVVHAFTTPDRRIRWRRDDPEIPKTATKQP, encoded by the coding sequence GTGAGCGCGCTGATCGATTCAGCAGCTCTCCGGTGTCGTGATCGAGGCGGGGCGCTAAGCCTGATGAGTGTATCGCCGCTGGATCGAGTCGGCAGCAGAGTCTTCTTCGTCGATACTTGGAGCATGGGATTGGTGGAGTGGACCCGGCTCGAGGGCGGTCAGGTCGAGGCGGTTGTTGCCATGTTTGTCAACCGGGAGCATCCGAATTCTGTGCGTATCACGCCGTCGCGCGGGGATGGTGGGGTGGACATCCTGGACCGCGGTGCTGGTCCCGAGGGCGGTGACGTCGTCTACCAGGTCAAGCGGTACACAGGCAAGCTTACGCCGCGTCAGAAGAAGGATATCGAGGACTCGCTGGAGACCCTCCAGGCCGAGCTGCAAACCGAGAAACGGTGGGAGAGCCTAACGGTTGAGGAGTGGTATCTGGTCACTCCTTGGGATCCGACGCCGGAGACGGAAACCTGGCTCCAAGGCCTCGGGCAGGCCGGCATCAAGAAGATCTGGCATGGCCTTACATGGGTCGATCAGCAGGCCGCGAAGTACGACGACGTCATCGACTATTACCTCCACGATGGCCGTGCGCTCGTCGAGAGGACGCACGCCGAAGTCATGGCGCTGCTCGGGACAGACCAGATCGGACCAGGCCTCACGGTCCCCGAGGTCGCGGAGCGGCTTGAGAAAGCCATCAAGACGCTCGATCATGATCCGCACTACCGCTACGAACCCCACTTCGGGGAAGGGACGCCGCCTCCACCACCGCGCGAGGGTGAGCGCCCTGGACTGGTCTTACACTGCATGGACGCCGTAGAGGGAGGTCGGTGGACGAGTGTGGACATCATCGCCCGATGTGCTGCCTCCACCGCCGAGCGACCCATCACTATCAAGGGCACCTTCAAAGCCGAACCTGACAGCGAGTTCGCCCGCCAGCTTGAAGACTTCCTCACCTACGGCGCTCCGTTCACGAGCCCGGAGGGCGCGTTCGACGGTGAGATCGACGCGCCTGGTGGCCTCGGCGGACCACTGAAGGGGGCAATCATCAGGACTGGGCCGACCGCACATCAGGATCTGGGCAAGAACCCTGACCTGCATCTGGAAGTGCTTGATCCCGAAGAGGCCGTTGTCGGAGAGGCTGACGTACGGCGTGTCGTCCGGAGCCAGGGCATTATGGGCGGGGCACGAGCGGTACTTGAGGAGACCAATGGCCTGTTCAGCATCGAAGACCGCTACGACCTCAAGAACAGCCAGGTCCACCGCTCACTGACTTTCGGCGACTTTGTCGGGCACCCGGTGGCAGTCGCATACGGCGCGATGAAGTTTGTCAGCCAGCTCCACTCACCCAACAGGCTGCGCATCAGTGTGCGCCATACCCCACCCGCGCGCGGCATCATCGACGCAAGCATCGGTTTCGACCGGCAGGGCGAAGCCCTCCAGTACATCGGCGCGGTCACCGGCGCCCTGGAGACGCTGGCTTTCCTGCAGCAGCACGCCAGCGAACTCATCCTCACACCCGAGTTCGGGACCCTGTCCCGTGAGCAGTTCAGCTCATGGCATCGTGCGGGAAAGCTGCTACGGGGGAAGGAACTGGCAGGGTCGTACCCCGACGGCCAGTGTCTTTTCGTTGAGCTTGGCTCGGAAGTCACGCCTACCGAAGGCGAGGATCTTCAGATTCAGCTGCCGCTCACAGTGTGTGTGGGGGAGCAGAAGGTTGATCTGGGTTATCAGGTCGCCGTACTGCCAACCCCCACGCTCCTCGAGCGTAGGAAGCGGGATGACGTCGTTGTCCATGCATTCACCACGCCGGACCGGCGGATTCGCTGGCGCCGAGATGACCCAGAAATTCCTAAAACAGCAACGAAGCAGCCATAA
- a CDS encoding NAD-dependent malic enzyme — translation MTTGYQPNEFEFGRDDDGEFVRVMARGHQVLSSPGINQGSGFSLEDRTALGLNGLLPSGVTTLSGQLKRVYAQYRAQPDALSKYLYLNSMHDRNEVLFFALLTEHIEEMMPIVYTPTIGQAIEEYSHWYQRPRGAFLSIDSPEKVEEALAAMGHRSEDVDLIVVTDSEGILGIGDQGVGGIAITVGKLAVYTAAAGIHPHRVLPVVLDTGTDNLELLNDDSYLGARHARVRGQRYDDFVDRFVVGAHKLFPKAMIHWEDFGAGNATRILAKYREEYCTFNDDIQGTAAVVAAAVMAAVKASGTPLSEQRIVVHGAGSAGIGIASLLRRVMIQQGVDAEEARSHVWGLGSRGLLREGLRLRDFQQPWARPASELKGWTLDRKGRYELADVVRNVHPTILIGCSAQPGAFSEEIVGEMAGYCDRPIIMPLSNPTRKAEAVPSDLLEWTDGKALIATGSPFEPVRHRGTTYRIAQANNALVFPGIGLGAITSRASRVSEGMIAAAATALARTVNARTPGASLLPDMTALRSISARVALAVVEAAQNQELATVELGTNPVQAIYDAMWQPRYPRVIAA, via the coding sequence ATGACGACGGGATACCAGCCGAACGAATTCGAGTTCGGGCGCGATGACGACGGCGAGTTCGTCCGGGTGATGGCCCGGGGTCATCAGGTGCTCTCCTCGCCGGGCATCAACCAGGGGTCGGGATTCAGCCTCGAGGACCGCACCGCCCTGGGGCTCAACGGCCTGCTGCCGTCGGGGGTGACGACCTTGTCCGGCCAGCTCAAGCGGGTCTACGCCCAGTACCGGGCCCAGCCCGACGCGCTGAGCAAGTACCTGTACCTCAACTCCATGCACGACCGCAACGAGGTGCTCTTCTTCGCCCTGCTCACCGAGCACATCGAGGAGATGATGCCGATCGTCTACACCCCCACCATCGGGCAGGCGATCGAGGAGTACTCCCACTGGTACCAGCGTCCCCGCGGGGCCTTCCTGTCGATCGACAGCCCGGAGAAGGTGGAGGAGGCCCTCGCCGCGATGGGCCACCGGTCCGAGGACGTCGATCTCATCGTCGTCACCGATTCCGAGGGGATCCTGGGAATCGGCGACCAGGGCGTCGGCGGCATCGCGATCACCGTCGGCAAGCTCGCGGTCTACACCGCGGCGGCCGGGATCCACCCCCACCGCGTCCTGCCCGTGGTGCTGGACACCGGCACCGACAATCTCGAACTGCTCAACGACGACTCCTACCTGGGGGCCCGCCATGCGCGGGTCCGCGGCCAGCGCTACGACGACTTCGTCGACCGCTTCGTCGTCGGCGCCCACAAGCTCTTCCCGAAGGCGATGATCCACTGGGAGGATTTCGGCGCCGGCAACGCCACCCGCATCCTGGCCAAGTACCGGGAGGAGTACTGCACCTTCAACGACGACATCCAGGGCACCGCGGCCGTGGTCGCCGCCGCCGTGATGGCCGCCGTCAAGGCCTCGGGGACGCCGTTGAGCGAGCAGCGGATCGTCGTCCACGGTGCCGGCTCGGCGGGCATCGGCATCGCCTCCCTGCTGCGCCGTGTGATGATCCAGCAGGGGGTGGACGCCGAGGAGGCCAGATCCCACGTCTGGGGGCTGGGTTCCCGGGGACTGCTGCGCGAGGGGCTGAGGCTGCGCGACTTCCAGCAGCCCTGGGCCCGCCCGGCCTCCGAGCTGAAGGGCTGGACGCTGGACCGGAAGGGCCGTTACGAGCTGGCCGACGTCGTCCGCAACGTCCACCCGACCATCCTCATCGGCTGCTCGGCCCAGCCCGGCGCCTTCAGCGAGGAGATCGTCGGCGAGATGGCCGGCTACTGCGACCGGCCGATCATCATGCCCCTGTCGAACCCGACCCGCAAGGCCGAGGCGGTGCCCTCCGACCTGCTGGAATGGACCGACGGGAAGGCTCTCATCGCCACCGGGTCCCCCTTCGAACCGGTGCGCCACCGAGGCACCACCTACCGGATCGCGCAGGCCAACAACGCCCTGGTCTTCCCCGGGATAGGGCTGGGCGCGATCACCTCGCGGGCCTCCCGGGTCTCCGAGGGCATGATCGCGGCCGCCGCGACGGCACTGGCCCGGACCGTCAACGCCCGGACCCCGGGCGCCTCCCTGCTGCCCGACATGACGGCGTTGAGATCCATCTCGGCGCGGGTGGCGCTGGCCGTCGTGGAGGCGGCGCAGAACCAGGAGCTGGCGACCGTGGAACTCGGGACCAATCCCGTCCAGGCGATCTACGACGCCATGTGGCAGCCGCGCTATCCGCGCGTCATCGCGGCCTGA
- a CDS encoding acetate--CoA ligase family protein: MSAELDCLFAPHRVAVVGAGTKPTNLGHMVVRNLLESNFQGVVYPINPKHESIGGVPAFPSVLETPESADMAILCVPAAGVLGVVQQCAEAGIKGIVCLAAGFREVGPEGRAMEDKVVAVCRKNGMRLLGPNCLGLQVPERRLNATFAAHTPKPGNIALVSQSGALTAALIEWAIGKGIGFSKIATLGNAADVELAAMLDYLADDDDTHAAVVYAESISNAQAFTAAAKKFTARKPLIVYKAGRFAASAKAAVSHTGAMAGADSVYNAAFERVGVTRVLRISDLYHTIELLAADRPARKPTLAVVTNAGGPGVMSVDALAERGGRLAEVSETTLDALNEVLPTAWSHANPIDVLGDAPAKRYEAAISAAVGEADADGILVILTPQAMTDIIGSADAVIAAAATTTKPVLAVWMGGGAENEKATAKLAAAGIPTFEFPENAVDAFMNEVASQDAVDAAAASIPAPADDFTPDREKAAQLIASVPETGLLPETESKELFDAYGIPVALPRLATSADQAAKLADEMGYPVVAKIASPDITHKTDVGGVVVGPKNAEEVRAAYEQIVANATAAKPDARIEGVVIEQMVSAGNAELILGSTRDASFGQTIMVAAGGTSAEILKDSALQLAPVDAGLARRMVESLRIWPLIKGYRGAEGADVDALVKVITRFSTLVAEHPEITETEMNPLTVSPSGAIALDARAVIDRDALANPPAKYSHLGILPA, translated from the coding sequence ATGAGCGCTGAGCTGGATTGTCTGTTCGCCCCGCACCGAGTCGCAGTGGTGGGAGCCGGCACCAAACCCACGAATCTCGGACACATGGTTGTGCGCAACCTGCTGGAGAGCAATTTCCAGGGTGTCGTCTATCCCATCAATCCCAAGCACGAGTCGATCGGCGGCGTCCCGGCATTCCCGAGCGTCCTGGAGACTCCAGAGTCCGCCGACATGGCCATCCTCTGCGTGCCCGCCGCCGGCGTCCTCGGCGTCGTCCAGCAGTGCGCCGAGGCCGGCATCAAGGGCATCGTCTGCCTGGCCGCCGGATTCCGCGAGGTGGGCCCCGAGGGCCGCGCCATGGAGGACAAGGTCGTCGCGGTCTGCCGCAAGAACGGCATGCGCCTGCTCGGCCCGAACTGCCTCGGCCTCCAGGTGCCCGAGCGCAGGCTCAACGCCACCTTCGCGGCGCACACCCCCAAGCCGGGCAATATCGCCCTGGTCTCCCAGTCCGGCGCCCTGACCGCCGCCCTCATCGAATGGGCGATCGGCAAGGGCATCGGCTTCTCCAAGATCGCCACCCTGGGCAATGCCGCCGACGTCGAGCTGGCCGCCATGCTGGACTACCTCGCCGATGACGACGACACCCACGCGGCCGTCGTCTACGCCGAGTCGATCTCCAACGCCCAGGCCTTCACCGCCGCGGCCAAGAAGTTCACCGCCAGGAAGCCGCTCATCGTCTACAAGGCCGGACGCTTCGCCGCCTCCGCCAAGGCCGCCGTCTCCCACACCGGCGCGATGGCCGGCGCCGACTCGGTGTACAACGCCGCCTTCGAGCGGGTCGGCGTCACCCGGGTGCTGCGGATCTCCGACCTGTACCACACCATCGAGCTGCTGGCCGCCGACCGGCCCGCCCGCAAGCCCACCCTGGCCGTGGTCACCAACGCCGGCGGCCCCGGCGTCATGTCGGTCGACGCCCTGGCCGAGCGCGGCGGACGCCTGGCCGAGGTCTCCGAGACGACCCTGGACGCCCTCAACGAGGTGCTGCCGACTGCCTGGTCGCACGCCAACCCCATCGACGTGCTGGGCGACGCCCCGGCCAAGCGCTACGAGGCCGCCATCAGCGCGGCGGTCGGCGAGGCCGACGCCGACGGCATCCTGGTGATCCTCACCCCGCAGGCCATGACCGACATCATCGGCTCGGCCGACGCCGTCATCGCCGCCGCGGCCACCACCACCAAGCCCGTGCTGGCCGTGTGGATGGGCGGCGGCGCGGAGAACGAGAAGGCCACCGCGAAGCTCGCCGCCGCGGGCATCCCGACCTTCGAGTTCCCGGAGAACGCCGTCGACGCCTTCATGAACGAGGTCGCCTCCCAGGACGCCGTCGATGCCGCCGCGGCGTCGATCCCCGCCCCGGCCGACGACTTCACGCCCGACCGCGAGAAGGCCGCCCAGCTGATCGCCTCGGTGCCCGAGACCGGACTGCTGCCCGAGACCGAGTCCAAGGAGCTCTTCGACGCCTACGGCATCCCGGTCGCGCTGCCGAGGCTGGCCACCAGCGCCGATCAGGCCGCGAAGCTGGCCGACGAGATGGGCTACCCGGTGGTGGCGAAGATCGCCTCCCCCGACATCACCCACAAGACCGATGTCGGCGGCGTCGTCGTCGGCCCGAAGAACGCCGAGGAGGTCAGGGCGGCCTACGAGCAGATCGTGGCCAACGCCACGGCCGCCAAGCCGGACGCCCGCATCGAGGGCGTCGTCATCGAGCAGATGGTCTCGGCCGGCAACGCCGAGCTGATCCTCGGATCCACCCGCGACGCCTCCTTCGGCCAGACCATCATGGTGGCCGCCGGCGGCACCTCCGCCGAGATCCTCAAGGACTCCGCCCTCCAGCTGGCCCCGGTCGATGCCGGGCTGGCCCGCCGGATGGTCGAGTCGCTGCGCATCTGGCCGCTCATCAAGGGCTACCGCGGTGCCGAGGGCGCCGACGTCGACGCCCTGGTCAAGGTCATCACCCGGTTCTCGACCCTGGTGGCCGAGCACCCGGAGATCACCGAGACCGAGATGAACCCGCTGACCGTCTCGCCGTCGGGGGCCATCGCCCTGGACGCCCGGGCCGTCATCGATCGCGACGCCCTGGCCAACCCCCCGGCCAAGTACTCCCACCTGGGGATTCTGCCGGCTTGA
- a CDS encoding phosphoglucomutase/phosphomannomutase family protein — protein MADEIEFGTGGWRAVIADTFTKTNVRRVAQGLADRIHDEQVDDRPVVIGYDQRFLSPEFAWWAAEVLAGNGIGVRVIDRPAPTPMIMWTVRDKGCAYGMAITASHNPATYNGIKIFTEGGRDAEVEVTAPLQEHVNRLTDADIRSVGRAEAVDSGLVTVQTSMNWYIDSILDQVDLDTIRHAHLKIVLDPMFGVSKTCLQTILLTARCDVDTIHERRDTLFGGRLPSPNSKTLKALAGVVVERDADLGIATDGDADRLGIIDDQGNFLHPNQILVLLYSYLLEEKGWTGPCVRNLATTHLLDRVAEAHGQTCYEVPVGFKWVSAKMAETGAVIGGESSGGLTVKGHIAGKDGVYAGTLLVEMIARKGKSLSRIYADIEERYGHLEMIEDDFSFAPEAKEGLKKRIYVDQDLPDFGVEIDHVSDMDGVKVYFRNGGWIIVRFSGTEPLLRVFCEMPDAASAQRCIDAVVAKYRL, from the coding sequence ATGGCTGATGAGATCGAGTTCGGTACCGGAGGGTGGCGGGCCGTCATCGCCGACACCTTCACCAAGACAAATGTCCGCCGCGTCGCCCAGGGACTGGCCGATCGCATCCACGACGAGCAGGTCGACGACCGCCCCGTAGTCATCGGTTACGACCAGCGCTTCCTCTCCCCGGAGTTCGCCTGGTGGGCCGCCGAGGTGCTCGCCGGAAACGGCATCGGCGTCCGCGTCATCGACCGTCCCGCCCCCACCCCCATGATCATGTGGACCGTCCGCGACAAGGGGTGCGCCTACGGGATGGCGATCACCGCCTCCCACAACCCGGCCACCTACAACGGCATCAAGATCTTCACCGAGGGCGGCCGCGACGCCGAGGTGGAGGTCACCGCCCCCCTCCAGGAGCACGTCAACCGGTTGACCGACGCCGACATCAGGTCCGTGGGCCGGGCCGAGGCGGTGGACAGCGGACTGGTGACGGTGCAGACCTCGATGAACTGGTACATCGACTCGATCCTCGACCAGGTGGATCTGGACACCATCCGTCACGCCCACCTCAAGATCGTCCTCGATCCGATGTTCGGCGTCTCCAAGACCTGCCTGCAGACCATCCTGCTCACCGCCCGCTGCGACGTCGACACCATCCACGAGCGCCGCGACACCCTCTTCGGCGGGCGCCTGCCCTCCCCGAACTCCAAGACCCTCAAGGCCCTGGCCGGCGTGGTGGTGGAGCGCGACGCCGATCTGGGAATCGCCACCGACGGAGACGCCGACCGTCTGGGCATCATCGACGACCAGGGCAATTTCCTGCATCCCAACCAGATCCTGGTCCTGCTGTACTCCTACCTGCTGGAGGAGAAGGGCTGGACCGGGCCCTGCGTGCGCAACCTCGCGACCACCCACCTGCTCGACCGGGTCGCCGAGGCCCACGGGCAGACCTGCTACGAGGTGCCCGTCGGCTTCAAGTGGGTGTCGGCCAAGATGGCCGAGACCGGTGCGGTGATCGGCGGCGAATCCTCGGGAGGACTCACCGTCAAGGGCCATATCGCCGGCAAGGACGGCGTCTACGCCGGCACCCTGCTGGTGGAGATGATCGCCAGGAAGGGCAAGAGCCTGTCGCGGATCTACGCCGACATCGAGGAGCGCTACGGCCACCTCGAGATGATCGAGGACGACTTCTCCTTCGCGCCCGAGGCCAAGGAGGGCCTCAAGAAGCGCATCTACGTCGACCAGGACCTGCCCGACTTCGGCGTCGAGATCGACCACGTCTCCGACATGGACGGGGTGAAGGTGTACTTCAGGAACGGAGGATGGATCATCGTCCGCTTCTCCGGCACTGAACCCCTGCTGAGGGTCTTCTGCGAGATGCCCGACGCCGCCTCGGCGCAGCGGTGCATCGACGCCGTGGTGGCGAAGTACAGGCTCTAA
- a CDS encoding CPBP family intramembrane glutamic endopeptidase translates to MALAVELVAQGIAFGIRCLVPGWADSEASPAWGRLVGALVGAVVAVGGTRHFVEGLRFEWPSHRRGSPRAILDVLRQAISKVAIRQLCGGFLIVLAVMTLSVGAISLGGGWTFGDRAWSWGILYGLGAGLGAAVIEEVFFRRTLLRVALSRCRRVVALGISAAAFGLLHGVPRLLGGMAWGDAAWLTIAITLGPGMVLGAAWLATQRLWLPIGIHVAWNIGEYSILGINVPGDAGGRGVFASTWSGTTWLTGGQLGLDASLVTLIALLIVAAFLMCWARHNRRLERAS, encoded by the coding sequence GTGGCCCTGGCCGTCGAGCTGGTGGCCCAGGGCATCGCGTTCGGTATCAGGTGTCTGGTGCCGGGGTGGGCAGACAGTGAGGCATCACCGGCATGGGGCCGACTCGTCGGGGCTTTGGTCGGTGCCGTGGTGGCTGTGGGGGGTACGCGGCACTTCGTTGAAGGTCTTCGATTCGAGTGGCCGTCGCATCGCCGGGGCAGCCCTCGCGCGATCCTCGACGTGCTTCGGCAGGCCATCTCCAAGGTGGCGATAAGACAGCTGTGCGGCGGCTTCCTCATCGTACTGGCGGTGATGACGCTCTCGGTCGGGGCGATCAGCCTCGGAGGCGGCTGGACGTTCGGCGACAGGGCCTGGTCGTGGGGGATCCTCTACGGGCTCGGTGCTGGGTTGGGTGCCGCAGTGATCGAAGAAGTCTTCTTCCGCCGGACCCTGCTACGGGTGGCTCTCAGTCGGTGCCGCCGGGTCGTGGCGCTGGGAATCAGTGCCGCGGCCTTTGGGCTGCTTCACGGGGTGCCCCGATTGCTCGGGGGCATGGCATGGGGTGATGCCGCGTGGCTGACGATCGCAATCACTCTGGGGCCTGGAATGGTGCTGGGGGCGGCCTGGCTGGCCACCCAGCGGCTGTGGCTTCCGATCGGGATCCACGTGGCCTGGAACATCGGCGAGTACTCGATCCTGGGGATCAACGTGCCTGGTGATGCCGGCGGCCGGGGCGTGTTCGCCTCGACGTGGTCGGGGACCACATGGTTGACCGGCGGCCAGCTGGGACTTGATGCGTCACTGGTCACCCTGATCGCGCTCTTGATCGTCGCGGCCTTCCTGATGTGCTGGGCTCGTCATAACAGGCGCCTCGAACGGGCATCGTGA
- the nhaA gene encoding Na+/H+ antiporter NhaA gives MTTSNITRVRAFLNRETTGGVLVLIGAVVGLALANAPTGSAFRAFSQTVAGPGSIGLDLSVGEWAQDGLLAVFFFTVGLELISEIRVGSLHDPRKAAVPILAACGGVAVPAIIYTAVIVATSSTQYLHGWAIPTATDIAFSLAVLVIAGRGLPSGLRVFLLTLAVVDDLIGILVIAIFYSHGLNLLALLGAGAAVAVFAWLVRRPRMRWWLLIPVALIAWWSMHASGVHATIAGVALGLVVPAVRRAPEMASRATRLGQLVQPLSNVIALPVFAIFAAGVPISLTGSDGEAGLFAHPLVWAVTAALVIGKPVGIMLTSAALARWTGLRLPDAVGLRDLLPVGLLCGIGFTVSMLIAGLSFPDSTAIDEARAAILVGSLIAAILGAVVLRHDSRSARGPDMNEDGIPDQDIRPI, from the coding sequence ATGACCACCTCGAACATCACCCGCGTCAGAGCCTTCCTCAACCGGGAGACCACCGGCGGCGTCCTCGTCCTGATCGGCGCGGTCGTCGGCCTGGCGCTGGCCAATGCACCCACCGGATCGGCCTTCCGGGCCTTTTCGCAGACCGTTGCCGGCCCCGGATCGATCGGACTGGATCTGTCCGTCGGCGAATGGGCTCAGGACGGGCTGCTGGCGGTCTTCTTCTTCACCGTGGGTCTCGAGCTCATTTCTGAGATCCGGGTCGGCAGCCTGCACGACCCCCGGAAGGCGGCCGTCCCGATCCTGGCGGCCTGCGGCGGGGTCGCGGTGCCCGCCATCATCTACACCGCGGTCATCGTGGCCACGTCCAGCACCCAGTACCTGCACGGCTGGGCGATCCCGACCGCCACCGACATCGCCTTCTCCCTGGCGGTGCTGGTGATCGCCGGACGCGGCCTGCCCTCGGGACTGCGGGTCTTCCTGCTCACCCTGGCCGTCGTCGACGACCTCATCGGCATCCTCGTCATCGCGATCTTCTACTCCCACGGCCTCAATCTCCTCGCCCTGCTGGGAGCAGGGGCGGCGGTGGCGGTCTTCGCCTGGCTGGTGCGACGTCCTCGAATGCGCTGGTGGCTGCTCATCCCGGTGGCACTGATCGCCTGGTGGAGCATGCACGCCTCGGGGGTGCATGCCACCATCGCCGGCGTGGCGCTCGGGCTGGTGGTGCCGGCCGTGCGCCGGGCCCCGGAGATGGCGTCGCGGGCGACACGGCTGGGCCAGCTCGTCCAGCCCCTCTCCAATGTCATCGCCCTTCCGGTCTTCGCGATCTTCGCGGCCGGGGTGCCGATCTCGCTGACCGGATCCGACGGCGAGGCGGGCCTGTTCGCCCATCCGCTGGTGTGGGCGGTGACGGCAGCGCTGGTGATCGGCAAGCCGGTCGGGATCATGCTCACCAGCGCGGCACTGGCCCGGTGGACCGGGCTGCGGCTTCCCGACGCCGTGGGGCTGCGAGACCTGCTGCCGGTCGGCCTGCTGTGCGGCATCGGATTCACCGTCTCGATGCTCATCGCCGGGCTCTCCTTCCCCGACAGCACCGCGATCGACGAGGCTCGCGCCGCGATCCTGGTGGGCTCGCTCATCGCAGCGATCCTCGGCGCCGTCGTGCTCCGTCACGACTCCCGGTCCGCCCGTGGCCCGGACATGAACGAGGACGGCATTCCCGATCAGGACATCAGGCCGATCTGA
- a CDS encoding acylphosphatase, translated as MSDQTIHVHAVVKGIVQGVGFRYFTQAKAQQLGVSGTVANRYDGSVECELEGPAHAVNAMVEWLHDGPSSATVTGLHTNERDVVGLSGFEITG; from the coding sequence ATGAGCGACCAGACCATTCACGTCCACGCCGTCGTCAAGGGCATCGTCCAAGGCGTCGGCTTCCGGTACTTCACTCAGGCCAAGGCCCAGCAACTCGGCGTCAGCGGCACCGTCGCCAACCGCTACGACGGATCCGTGGAGTGCGAGCTCGAAGGGCCCGCACACGCCGTCAACGCCATGGTCGAATGGCTCCATGACGGCCCCAGCAGCGCCACCGTCACCGGGCTGCACACCAACGAGCGGGACGTCGTGGGCCTGAGCGGCTTCGAGATCACCGGCTGA